A genomic segment from Spinacia oleracea cultivar Varoflay chromosome 3, BTI_SOV_V1, whole genome shotgun sequence encodes:
- the LOC130470277 gene encoding uncharacterized protein, which produces MTSAPDDIYDNTTIPLAASVWHSDFDQETYITASDIGEFLRGACLNISAIQVYILCLLHDHAKSFEMSRISFICPEIMSSTRIKADPGAPTMYLKNIFQAEIEKEKMGNPNLTNWFLIPYNQENHWNLYVMDLRRGYVYIFDSARDPRRTDYAWGILSL; this is translated from the exons ATGACTTCGGCGCCTGATGATATATATGATAATACTACCATCCCATTGGCGGCCTCAGTTTGGCACTCGGATTTTGATCAAGAAACATACATAACTGCGTCTGATATAGGAGAGTTCCTTCGCGGGGCGTGCTTAAACATTTCAGCGATCCAAGTCTACATAtt gtgtttattgcacgatcatgccaaatcatttgaaatgtctcggatttcgttcatttgtcccgagattatgtcaagcactagaatcaaggccgaccctggagcgccaacaatgtatttgaaaaacattttccaagctgaaattgaaaaggagaagatgggtaatcctaacctaactaattggtttttaatcccatataatcaaga aaatcattggaatttatacgtgatggacctacgtagaggttatgtatatattttcgattctgctagagatccacgtcgaacagattatgcatggggaatcttgagtttgtaa
- the LOC130469601 gene encoding uncharacterized protein → MNENQIVVRHESEGGKTPTTGDESQDVSTITKTIKGRGPSKGVKVAKPMFLEYNVYNVPDGQWSHEYGKQVGSCATRININVPLYPKVDEQIKKGFWEETKLMFHITDDSNHSREKYFHSCVAKRFSCFKSKLVRRWITMKEKKPKNQTNKMPWDVYNHITEDDWKTFVKNYFLPESLLRSEKARKSASCNKNPHRTGQKGYNRKRLDWIKDGRLPPDAALPISSSSSVNSSVTSNVNRVRKYRSKEWILAHQVQNKEGKWEIDPNDTEVVEIATKALEYIAEEEKGNLSFEQGEDALTKAIGKKDHRGRVKGTGGMVGIKKAFGPCIRHSRSDHGEASSENYESIRASVKKEFEGELEKRVEKRVAEALQKQLSTLLKTGQLNSISTPILDDLHLNDSARVDLDVSATRTTRHILVPQPRELKERTPCRLALEDKVSGNNIVVADGMVQPSDGALPQHFTSMKPGHYKVQVDFVYDGHVDDILPVPTGDGFTNLGGALGSFVQWPIHLVIFEDGEDCTSPPKKKSKSNVSKERDGSSKKKTTVLAAQKKTTDLASKVNPLKLIRT, encoded by the exons ATGAATGAAAACCAAATTGTTGTTAGGCATGAATCAGAAGGTGGCAAGACTCCCACAACGGGTGACGAATCACAAGATGTTAGTACGATTACAAAGACCATTAAAGGCCGTGGTCCGTCAAAAGGTGTTAAAGTCGCTAAGCCTATGTTCCTTGAGTATAATGTATATAATGTCCCCGATGGACAATGGTCTCATGAATACGGGAAGCAAGTTGGGAGTTGTGCTACTAGAATTAATATTAACGTCCCATTATATCCAAAGGTAGATGAGCAAATCAAGAAGGGGTTTTGGGAGGAGACTAAG cttatgttccacattactgatgattctaatcattcgagggagaaatattttcattcttgtgtggcgaaacgatttagttgtttcaagagcaaGTTGGTGCGCCGATGGATAACTATGAAGGAAAAGAAgccaaaaaatcaaacaaacaagatGCCTTGGGATGTCTACAACCATAtcacagaggatgattggaagACTTTTGTTAAAAATTATTTCCTGCCAGAGTCATTG CTTCGTAGTGAAAAGGCGAGGAAAAGTGCATCATGCAACAAGAACCCACATCGCACCGGCCAAAAGGGTTATAATAGAAAGCGACTAGATTGGATAAAGGATGGACGACTTCCACCAGATGCAGCTTTACCTATCTCGAGTAGCTCCTCGGTGAACTCATCAGTGACCTCAAATGTTAATAGAGTTAGAAAATACAGATCAAAGGAGTGGATTTTGGCCCATCAAGTACAAAATAAAGAgggaaagtgggaaattgacccgAACGATACAGAAGTTGTTGAAATCGCAACAAAAGCT TTAGAGTACATCGCAGAAGAGGAAAAAGGAAATCTTTCTTTCGAACAGGGTGAGGATGCCCTCACTAAAGCTATAGGGAAAAAAGATCATCGTGGGCGTGTCAAGGGAACAGGTGGCATGGTTGGTATCAAAAAGGCTTTCGGTCCGTGTATTCGACATAGTAGAAgtgaccatggtgaagcttcATCAGAAAATTACGAATCAATCAGAGCTTCTGTGAAAAAGGAGTTTGAAGGTGAATTAGAGAAAAGGGTAGAGAAAAGGGTGGCAGAGGCCCTCCAAAAGCAACTAAGCACCTTGTTAAAAACAGGACAACTAAACTCCATTTCTACCCCGATACTTGATGACCTCCACTTAAATGATTCTGCCAGAGTTGACCTTGATGTTAGTGCTACAAGAACCACTCGTCACATCTTAGTGCCGCAACCACGCGAGCTAAAG GAAAGGACTCCATGTCGTCTTGCCCTTGAGGATAAAGTTTCAGGCAACAACATTGTCGTGGCGGATGGTATGGTACAACCCTCAGATGGTGCATTGCCCCAACATTTTACATCGATGAAGCCTGGTCACTATAAAGTCCAAGTTGATTTTGTTTACGACGGACATGTTGATGATATTCTTCCGGTACCTACGGGAGATGGTTTCACTAACTTAGGCGGTGCTCTGGGTAGTTTTGTGCAATGGCCCATACACTTAGTGATTTTCGAAGACGGCGag gATTGTACTTCACCTCCTAAAAAGAAGTCCAAGTCTAATGTTTCTAAAGAGAGGGATGGTAGCTCCAAGAAAAAGACAACGGTATTAGCGGCCCAAAAGAAGACAACAGACTTAGCATCCAAGGTAAAccctctaaaactcattcgaacctaa